A region of the Dermacentor albipictus isolate Rhodes 1998 colony chromosome 4, USDA_Dalb.pri_finalv2, whole genome shotgun sequence genome:
CTAGAATAAGGGGAACAGCGAGGCTCGATTTTTGGCTAAACGCACCTGCgaagccaacagacactagaGCCAAGAAAATGATAGGGAAAATTAGCTCTAGTTCTGATTAAATGTAGGAATTATGAGGCATAGGGAAACAAGAAGGGGCGAGGATAACGTTTTTCCACCGTTGGGACATACCTTAATAATTCTGCGTTTAAACTAAAATCATGGTTAGTTATGCTTTCATTGGCTTCATTGTCGTCTTGCATCATGAGGTTGTGTCGTTCCCGTATTATGACAGCCAATCGCATTTTTCCGTTCAAGACGGACGCCCAAGGCGGCACATTTAGACATCTACTGTGCAGTTTAGGCACGCATACGCCGACATCTTCACTCGCCCTCTAATTCTCGGTACCGCAAGCCGTAGTGAGGCTGGAAGGCTGTTTCTCACGTACGTAGTACGAGAAAAACTCTTCTCTCCAAGCTGCGGCTCTACACAACCGCAGTACGCGCGTTCAGCCCTGCGTGTGCGAGACGACGATCCGTGGGGCGCGCATTGTCTGCGCCAAATGTCGTTTTAGAGTTGGACGCGGTGCTTCCTGACGCTTTTAGGGGAACCGGTTTCTTCACGCCGCGTGAAACGGGCGTATCGCCTCACGACCCAGGCGTACGTTTGAATGTGTGTACTTTGTCTCcttctgtgtgtgcgcgtgttaaTCCTCGCGTGCgggcttgtgcgtgcgtgcgtgtgcgtgtgtgtgtgtgtgtgtgtgtgtgtgtgtgtgtgtgtgtgtgtgtgcgtgcgcgcgcgcgtgtgtgtgtgtgtgtgtgtgtgtgtgtgcgtgcgtgcgtgcgtgcgtgcgtgtgtgtgtgtttgcgtgcgtggcGCTGACTGACGACACTCTTGGGTTTAATTTATAAACAGATGTAGATGATGTCGAGGACGTTGAACGGCGGATGTGCGCTGCCATGGCCAGGCCCCTTTATACTGTGTGCTACTTTGCTAATTTACCTTTGTCAATGATGCGTAGTTTGCCTAAAACAAATGCAGATATGGTTTTCTTGGCTCCATTGTCGGTCAGCTTCACATGGCCGCGTGCTTGCTTGTGTTCGTGCGCTCACGCAGATTTCTTCAAGTGCCTGTTTCTTCACGTACTTTGTGTGGAAGaatacgcatttgggctggttggttcatgattacgagcagtaaaacagcgctaaacaacaggacgaggagagggacacagacaacagcgctgactaacaaccaagtgtcttgattctttcagtcagcatatacgAGGtatgttagaaaagtatccgatctttggctgaagaaaaaaaaaaaaactggcagaactggagcgttggaaacctaatcaccctcaaagtagtcacCCTGGGACTCCACAcgcttctcccagcggtgctgccattgttggaagcattcggagaaggcctctttcgcattggagtttagctcagctgtcgttggtcgctgcagccataatgtcctctattgtctgaaatcgcgctcctttcaatggcctcttgattttgggaaacagccaaaAGAGAgggccatatcaggagagtaaggagcctgttgaactacaggagtctggtttttcgccaagaACGTCCGAATAAAGTGCGAGGAATGTGCTGgtgcattgtcgtgatggatgcgccaatttcctgttggcCACAACTCTGGTCTCTTGCGCCGCACAGCATCACGTCGGCgacggaggacatccctgtagtactcCTTGgggattgtttgaccctgtggtgcgtactcgTGTTGTACCACACCGCggaagtcaaagaaagcagtcagcatcactttgacgttgctgcgcacttggcgggccttctttggtctt
Encoded here:
- the LOC139059520 gene encoding uncharacterized protein, whose product is MLDSTNCDPDFMNTINTGDESWVYEYDTETKSQSSQWKHSTSPRPKKARQVRSNVKVMLTAFFDFRGVVQHEYAPQGQTIPKEYYRDVLRRRRDAVRRKRPELWPTGNWRIHHDNAPAHSSHFIRTFLAKNQTPVVQQAPYSPDMALSFGCFPKSRGH